In Candidatus Rickettsiella isopodorum, a single genomic region encodes these proteins:
- a CDS encoding amino acid permease: MNIKQLGGILLITGNAIGGGMLAVPLATAQAGFLNSSLFLIACWGIMLAGGLLILEVNLWFPPNSHLISMARATLGAPGEVIAWLCYLLLLYTLLAAYIAGGSDFLQGILQKIDIQFSVFATAILFVLILGPIVYKGMRSVDLMNRILMGGKLLIFFLLILFLFPFISAKQLGQGNIHYLPNSLTILITSFGFAAIIPSLRSYFHSNVKQLRRVIILGSLIPLICYIFWNAAIMGVIPINKLFAIAQSSQSTSYLTNTLSHLLNKKSITLFAWIFTSICLATSFLGVGISLSDFLMDGLSLTHTEKNKFIVYLLTFLPPLMIVLFYPASFMLALNYAGIWCAVLLALLPALMAWSGRYCQQIDGRYRVTGGKSLLSLLILSSSIIIAHAIVSDVF; this comes from the coding sequence ATGAATATTAAACAATTGGGTGGTATTTTATTAATTACTGGTAATGCAATAGGCGGTGGAATGTTAGCTGTTCCTCTTGCCACCGCCCAAGCTGGCTTTTTAAATTCATCGCTTTTTTTGATTGCTTGTTGGGGTATTATGCTAGCCGGTGGTTTGCTTATTTTAGAAGTAAACCTTTGGTTCCCCCCTAATAGCCATTTAATTTCCATGGCACGAGCTACTTTAGGAGCTCCAGGCGAGGTCATAGCCTGGTTATGTTATTTATTATTACTCTATACTTTACTAGCCGCTTATATCGCTGGAGGTTCAGATTTTTTACAAGGAATCTTACAAAAAATTGATATTCAGTTTTCTGTATTCGCTACAGCCATCTTATTTGTACTTATCTTAGGCCCTATTGTTTATAAAGGCATGCGTTCAGTTGATTTAATGAATCGCATTCTAATGGGAGGAAAATTACTTATCTTTTTTCTCCTAATATTATTTCTATTTCCTTTTATATCCGCCAAGCAGCTAGGACAGGGAAATATACATTATTTACCCAATAGTCTTACTATCCTCATTACATCATTTGGCTTTGCCGCGATTATCCCAAGTTTACGCAGTTATTTCCATAGTAACGTTAAACAATTACGTCGCGTCATTATTCTAGGTAGTTTAATTCCGCTTATCTGTTATATTTTTTGGAATGCAGCCATTATGGGAGTTATCCCTATCAATAAGCTTTTTGCTATTGCGCAATCTAGCCAATCCACTAGTTATTTAACCAATACATTGAGTCATTTATTAAATAAAAAAAGCATTACTTTATTTGCTTGGATTTTCACATCCATTTGTTTAGCAACTTCTTTTTTAGGTGTAGGTATTAGTTTATCTGATTTTTTAATGGATGGGTTAAGCTTAACCCATACTGAAAAAAATAAATTTATTGTCTATCTACTTACTTTTTTACCTCCTTTAATGATTGTTTTATTTTACCCTGCTTCATTTATGTTGGCATTAAATTATGCTGGCATATGGTGTGCCGTCTTATTAGCTTTGCTTCCGGCATTGATGGCTTGGTCTGGACGATATTGTCAACAAATCGATGGACGATATCGAGTAACGGGCGGAAAAAGTTTATTAAGTTTGCTGATCCTGTCCTCCTCTATTATTATTGCGCATGCGATCGTGAGTGATGTTTTTTAA
- a CDS encoding amino acid permease produces the protein MHKLIGGILLIVGTSIGGGMLALPIATAQLGFINALFFLVTCWAIMTAAALLILEVNLWHSVNSNLISMAKTTLGRFGQIVAWFSYLLLLYALLAAYIAGGSDFLQHLLLTFHINLPAKLSALLFAGLLSLIVYKGLGSVDYVNRSLMFSKLLTFILLVICIFPFISIHYLLSLENTYRLSIILGSTTVIMTSFGFAIIVPSLRSYFTNDLFMLRKAILIGSLIPLLCYILWELTIMGSIPAHGDSGLIFMYHSGHSTSNLMAALSHLLDNKLINFLAKIFTSICFATSFLGVALSLFDFFSDGLQIEKKGLKKLLLYAVTFFPPLLIANRYPHAFILALSYAGVLCAILLILLPAMMVWSGRYIKKCASGYQVTGGKPLLISLIIIALFIIILSLIN, from the coding sequence ATGCATAAACTTATCGGCGGAATATTACTTATCGTAGGCACTAGCATCGGTGGAGGCATGTTAGCTCTACCTATTGCTACTGCACAATTAGGTTTTATCAATGCCCTATTTTTTTTAGTGACGTGCTGGGCAATAATGACCGCTGCTGCATTGCTTATTTTAGAAGTTAATCTTTGGCATAGTGTAAATAGCAATTTAATTAGTATGGCTAAAACAACTTTAGGTAGATTTGGCCAGATCGTCGCATGGTTTAGCTATCTTTTATTGCTCTATGCTTTATTAGCCGCTTATATTGCCGGTGGTAGTGATTTCTTACAACATCTTTTATTAACGTTTCATATCAACCTACCAGCAAAACTTTCCGCTCTTTTATTTGCAGGATTATTAAGTCTCATCGTTTACAAAGGATTAGGCTCAGTGGATTATGTTAATAGGAGTTTAATGTTTAGTAAGTTATTAACCTTTATTTTGTTAGTGATTTGTATTTTTCCATTTATTTCTATTCATTACTTATTAAGCTTGGAAAATACTTATCGGCTTAGCATTATTTTAGGCAGCACAACGGTCATTATGACCTCATTTGGTTTTGCGATAATAGTCCCCAGCTTACGTAGCTATTTTACTAATGATTTGTTTATGTTACGCAAAGCTATTCTCATTGGTAGCTTAATTCCCTTACTCTGTTACATTTTATGGGAATTAACCATTATGGGCTCCATCCCCGCACATGGGGACTCAGGTTTAATATTCATGTATCATTCAGGCCATTCCACTAGCAATTTAATGGCCGCTTTAAGTCATTTACTTGATAACAAGTTAATTAATTTTTTAGCAAAAATATTTACATCAATATGTTTTGCTACCTCTTTTTTAGGTGTCGCTTTAAGCTTATTTGATTTTTTCAGTGATGGATTGCAAATTGAAAAAAAAGGTTTAAAAAAGTTACTTCTTTATGCCGTCACTTTTTTTCCTCCCTTACTCATTGCCAACCGTTATCCTCATGCTTTCATCCTGGCTTTATCTTATGCGGGGGTACTTTGTGCCATTCTATTAATTCTGCTTCCTGCTATGATGGTCTGGAGTGGACGATATATCAAAAAATGTGCTTCAGGCTATCAAGTTACTGGAGGAAAGCCTTTATTAATTAGTTTAATAATAATTGCCTTATTTATTATTATTTTAAGCCTCATTAACTAA
- the lpxL gene encoding LpxL/LpxP family Kdo(2)-lipid IV(A) lauroyl/palmitoleoyl acyltransferase, with protein MKNKFLDLLHPRYWPTWLSLGILYLITKLSYRLQLQFGKNLGRISYYLLKRFRHIGEINLKLCFPELSNKERTNLLKKQFQSLGMGLIESAMAWWMPDHKIDSLIHVDGLEHLQEAISRKKGVLILSGHFTSLDICGRLFSSIFPMYVVYREQKNQVIDRLLKQHRQFKWMQPIHRHAIRQIIKTLKQNKAIWYAADQDYGPTHSIFSPFFNISTATISTPSRYASRTGATVVTLFYHRLPKGEGYQITIGPILENFAQGNDYQDMLCFNQLLEQAVRAHPEQYLWIHRRFKTRPQGEPYLY; from the coding sequence ATGAAAAATAAATTTTTAGATCTGTTACACCCTCGCTATTGGCCTACGTGGTTAAGTTTAGGAATTTTATATCTCATCACAAAACTATCTTACCGATTACAACTACAATTTGGTAAAAATTTAGGGCGTATCTCCTATTATTTATTGAAAAGATTTCGGCATATCGGAGAAATTAATCTGAAACTTTGCTTTCCTGAGTTATCCAACAAAGAACGAACAAACTTACTTAAAAAACAATTTCAATCTTTAGGAATGGGGCTCATCGAATCGGCTATGGCTTGGTGGATGCCTGATCACAAAATTGATTCGCTCATTCATGTAGATGGCTTAGAACATCTGCAAGAGGCTATATCCAGAAAAAAAGGGGTGCTTATTTTAAGTGGTCATTTTACATCGCTGGATATTTGTGGCCGCCTGTTTTCTAGTATTTTTCCAATGTATGTGGTTTATCGCGAACAAAAAAATCAAGTCATCGATAGATTACTAAAACAACATCGTCAATTTAAATGGATGCAGCCTATACATCGTCATGCAATCCGCCAAATTATTAAAACTTTGAAACAAAACAAAGCAATTTGGTATGCGGCTGATCAAGATTATGGTCCTACACACAGCATTTTTTCGCCATTTTTTAACATTTCTACTGCAACCATCTCAACCCCTAGTCGCTATGCAAGTCGAACTGGCGCAACTGTTGTCACTTTATTTTATCATCGTCTTCCAAAAGGTGAAGGCTATCAAATTACTATCGGACCCATTTTAGAAAATTTTGCCCAAGGCAATGATTACCAAGATATGCTGTGTTTTAATCAATTGCTAGAACAAGCTGTCCGTGCTCATCCAGAACAGTATCTCTGGATACATCGGCGGTTTAAAACAAGGCCGCAAGGTGAACCTTATCTCTATTAA
- a CDS encoding (2Fe-2S) ferredoxin domain-containing protein has product MSYYQHHIFLCTNLRENNKDCCAKRGAKPLLDYLKANLKLLIKNQPQKIRVSHSGCLGRCSLGPVLVIYPESTWYHYETQHDIDEIIQQHLIKKQIINRLLLSNEK; this is encoded by the coding sequence ATGTCCTATTATCAACATCATATCTTTTTATGCACTAATCTACGAGAAAATAATAAGGATTGTTGTGCGAAACGTGGGGCTAAACCCTTATTAGACTATTTAAAAGCAAACCTAAAACTACTGATAAAAAATCAACCGCAAAAAATTCGAGTAAGCCATTCTGGATGCCTAGGGCGTTGTAGTTTGGGCCCTGTATTGGTGATTTATCCTGAAAGCACCTGGTATCACTACGAAACACAACATGATATTGACGAAATTATTCAACAACATTTAATAAAAAAACAAATAATAAATCGATTATTATTATCTAATGAAAAATAA
- a CDS encoding Hsp20/alpha crystallin family protein, producing the protein MSNIIRHRSPSLLHQLHRLSQEWDQLFDPSHQLIEDSSMVETSHWAPAVDIKEEPTRFVLFADIPGVDPKDIEISMESGILTIKGERVATHTEEKEGYTRIERSKGSFYRRFALPDTADADKITAEGKQGVLRIIIPKSEKAAAKKIKVEDKKD; encoded by the coding sequence ATGTCAAATATTATACGGCACCGATCACCTTCTTTATTACACCAATTACACCGTCTGTCACAAGAGTGGGATCAACTCTTTGACCCCAGTCATCAACTCATTGAAGATAGTTCCATGGTTGAAACGAGCCATTGGGCGCCTGCCGTGGATATCAAAGAAGAACCTACTCGCTTTGTGCTCTTTGCAGATATTCCAGGGGTTGATCCAAAAGATATAGAAATTTCTATGGAAAGTGGTATTTTGACAATTAAGGGTGAAAGAGTGGCGACTCATACCGAAGAGAAGGAAGGGTATACACGAATTGAGCGATCAAAAGGTAGTTTTTACCGCCGCTTTGCTTTGCCTGATACTGCAGACGCCGATAAGATAACTGCTGAAGGAAAACAGGGCGTACTTAGAATCATTATCCCTAAAAGTGAAAAGGCAGCGGCTAAAAAAATAAAGGTGGAGGATAAAAAAGATTAA
- a CDS encoding uracil-DNA glycosylase family protein → MNKLLPLIKNIRECRLCANHLPLNPRPVLQAHHLSRLLIVGQAPGIRVHNTGIPWNDPSGDRLRHWTNLDKKTFYDINQIAIIPMGFCYPGTGPSGDLPPRKECASLWLAKLLAGLPNIQLTLLIGQYAQQHYLGKQAKTNLTKPSLLSQIIYPPIFHYHIHHHAIIFG, encoded by the coding sequence ATGAATAAACTTTTACCTCTAATCAAAAACATTCGTGAATGTCGACTCTGTGCCAATCACTTACCTTTAAACCCCAGACCTGTATTACAAGCACATCATCTAAGTCGTTTACTTATCGTTGGTCAAGCACCAGGAATTCGCGTACATAACACGGGAATTCCTTGGAACGATCCTAGCGGGGATCGTTTACGGCATTGGACAAATCTCGATAAAAAAACATTTTATGATATTAATCAAATTGCCATCATTCCCATGGGTTTCTGTTATCCTGGGACGGGCCCTTCAGGCGATTTACCTCCGCGAAAAGAATGTGCAAGCTTATGGTTAGCTAAACTTTTAGCTGGTCTGCCGAACATTCAACTGACCTTACTAATTGGCCAGTATGCACAACAACATTATTTAGGTAAACAGGCTAAAACAAATTTAACCAAACCGTCGCTTCTTTCGCAGATTATTTACCCACCTATTTTCCACTACCACATCCATCACCACGCAATAATATTTGGTTAA
- a CDS encoding PA3496 family putative envelope integrity protein: MEYKETEALLEEDDGDGSSDTELSPDILDIEDEELDTWPEELALDALNKKTKVSPVRFSLEKRRAIEDYLEQRRLREEFDYEFENEPSSETSDATKSE; the protein is encoded by the coding sequence ATGGAGTATAAAGAAACAGAGGCTTTATTAGAAGAAGATGATGGTGATGGAAGTAGTGATACTGAATTATCACCTGACATCTTAGACATTGAAGATGAAGAATTAGATACATGGCCTGAAGAATTGGCCTTAGATGCATTGAATAAGAAAACAAAAGTCTCGCCCGTTCGGTTTTCACTTGAAAAGCGCCGAGCTATTGAAGATTATTTAGAGCAACGACGATTACGTGAAGAATTCGATTATGAGTTTGAAAATGAACCTTCATCAGAAACTTCAGATGCAACAAAAAGTGAGTAG
- a CDS encoding acetyl-CoA carboxylase carboxyltransferase subunit alpha, with amino-acid sequence MHFKFLDFEQPIAELGAKIEELRKLGNDAELNVNEEIKRLEQKKIELTESIFQSLNAWQIVQLARHPQRPYFSDYVNRIFSDFDELHGDREFSDDSSIIGGVANLAEQPVVIIGQQKGRSTNEKVQRNFGMPKPEGYRKTMRLMELAERFKLPILTFIDTPGAYPGIDAEERNQSGAIAQNLQRMSQLKTPIISTIIGEGGSGGALAIGVADRILMLQYSVYSVISPEGCASILWKSAEKASEAAEAMAMNADRLYELKLIDAVIQEPLGGAHTDFDEMANRLKDELVKQLTQLQYFSMEKLLELRFSKILAVGT; translated from the coding sequence ATGCACTTTAAGTTTTTGGATTTTGAACAGCCTATCGCAGAGCTCGGAGCCAAAATAGAAGAGCTACGTAAGTTAGGTAACGATGCCGAGCTTAATGTCAATGAAGAAATTAAACGCTTAGAGCAAAAAAAAATAGAATTAACCGAGTCTATTTTTCAGTCATTAAATGCCTGGCAAATAGTTCAGTTAGCGCGACATCCACAAAGACCCTATTTTTCGGATTACGTCAATAGAATTTTTTCTGATTTTGATGAGCTACATGGAGATAGAGAGTTTTCAGATGATTCTTCAATTATCGGTGGCGTGGCTAATTTAGCGGAACAACCCGTCGTTATTATTGGTCAACAGAAGGGTCGCTCCACGAATGAAAAAGTCCAACGTAATTTTGGAATGCCTAAGCCAGAAGGTTATCGTAAAACAATGCGGTTAATGGAATTAGCGGAGCGATTTAAATTACCTATTTTGACCTTTATTGATACCCCAGGAGCTTATCCTGGAATTGACGCCGAAGAACGTAACCAAAGTGGTGCAATTGCACAAAACTTACAGCGGATGTCTCAGCTGAAGACGCCTATTATTTCTACCATAATTGGAGAAGGTGGGTCAGGCGGGGCTTTAGCTATTGGAGTCGCCGATCGAATTTTAATGTTGCAATACAGTGTTTATTCAGTTATTTCACCAGAGGGATGTGCTTCTATTCTATGGAAAAGTGCTGAAAAAGCTTCTGAGGCGGCGGAAGCGATGGCTATGAATGCCGATCGTTTATATGAACTCAAACTGATAGATGCAGTGATTCAAGAACCTTTAGGTGGCGCTCATACTGATTTTGATGAGATGGCTAATCGACTAAAGGATGAACTTGTTAAACAACTAACACAGCTCCAGTATTTTTCTATGGAAAAATTACTCGAACTGCGTTTTAGCAAAATTTTAGCTGTAGGTACTTAG
- the pnuC gene encoding nicotinamide riboside transporter PnuC: protein MKLLYIEVIAFLSGIVNIYLLTRCSLWNWFFGIITVSLYAIIFFRTKLYADMGLQGVFLIFQFYGLYQWCYGNRGKKPIAMQIMHYSTGLSLVLAAIVLFASISFILKHNTDSTTIYADTTITTLSLIAQWMMSKKYLHHWVLWIVIDFISIGLYISKNLYLTSLLYSVFLLLCIKGYYRWRETLINSILPHSIAVKSG, encoded by the coding sequence ATGAAACTTTTATATATTGAAGTAATAGCGTTTCTATCGGGTATAGTCAATATTTATCTTTTAACTCGCTGTAGTTTATGGAATTGGTTTTTCGGAATCATTACGGTTTCTTTATATGCCATCATTTTTTTTCGTACCAAGTTGTATGCCGATATGGGTCTACAGGGAGTTTTTTTAATTTTTCAGTTTTATGGACTTTATCAATGGTGTTATGGTAATCGTGGAAAGAAACCCATAGCGATGCAAATAATGCATTATTCTACGGGTTTGTCTTTAGTGCTAGCCGCGATTGTTTTATTTGCCAGTATTAGTTTTATTCTAAAACACAATACCGATTCTACGACTATTTATGCCGATACCACGATTACTACGTTAAGCTTGATTGCTCAATGGATGATGAGTAAGAAATATTTACATCATTGGGTTTTATGGATAGTGATTGATTTTATTTCTATAGGTTTGTATATCAGCAAAAACTTATATTTAACCTCCCTACTTTATTCAGTATTTCTTCTGCTGTGTATCAAGGGCTATTATCGATGGAGAGAAACTTTAATTAACTCGATATTGCCTCATTCCATCGCGGTTAAATCTGGCTAA
- the tilS gene encoding tRNA lysidine(34) synthetase TilS, producing the protein MFTHEKLQFLLKQYPASICFWIAYSGGLDSQVLLYALNRLLPTKRLRVIHINHGWHVDSIKWANVCRHTCEKLGVYCEIIPVDTHPKSGESPEAYAREVRYSAIAKRIRPGDFLLTAHHRNDQAETLLLQLVRGSGLKGLVSMPFCQRFAKGYLIRPLLDFTRTELYEYAQKHHLTWIEDDSNRDLRFNRNFIRHQVLPVIQQRWPQADKTIARAAANLAEAHSLLDEVAHQDWSMVQGSAPNVLIISSLMKLSAIRRSNLLRYWLQQLHFSLPSQKQLKQIDILLKSRVDASPQVNWKNIQLRRYRDSLYVLTLLENEKNFIFQGVTPWELSQTLILPTLDQLTTRQVLGVGLNYSLLIEGQVDVTFRQGGERFYASNRQGSHPLKKLFQEWGVPPWERNRVPLIYYRKELIAVAGYGINPHFAAKQNELGFVIELIPKSSDTA; encoded by the coding sequence ATGTTTACGCACGAAAAACTCCAATTTTTATTAAAACAATACCCTGCATCTATTTGTTTTTGGATAGCCTATAGCGGCGGCTTGGATTCGCAAGTTTTACTCTATGCATTAAATCGCTTATTACCCACAAAACGTTTACGAGTTATTCATATCAATCATGGTTGGCATGTTGACTCAATAAAATGGGCGAATGTTTGCCGGCATACTTGTGAAAAACTAGGTGTTTATTGTGAAATCATCCCTGTGGATACGCATCCTAAATCAGGTGAAAGCCCAGAGGCATACGCCCGAGAAGTTCGCTATAGTGCTATAGCAAAAAGAATTCGACCAGGAGACTTTTTATTGACGGCTCATCACCGTAATGATCAAGCAGAAACTTTATTATTACAATTAGTTCGTGGCTCAGGTCTTAAAGGTTTAGTGAGTATGCCATTTTGTCAGAGGTTTGCAAAAGGTTATCTAATACGACCTTTGCTAGATTTTACCCGTACAGAACTTTATGAGTACGCTCAAAAGCATCATTTAACTTGGATAGAAGATGATAGCAATAGAGATTTACGTTTTAATCGTAATTTTATTCGTCATCAAGTGCTACCAGTTATTCAGCAACGTTGGCCTCAAGCAGACAAAACTATCGCAAGAGCCGCTGCAAATTTGGCAGAAGCGCATTCTCTGCTTGATGAGGTAGCCCACCAAGATTGGAGTATGGTTCAAGGGTCTGCACCTAATGTATTAATTATTTCTAGTTTGATGAAGTTAAGTGCTATACGTCGAAGTAATCTTTTGCGTTATTGGTTGCAGCAGTTACATTTTTCTTTACCTAGCCAAAAGCAATTAAAACAAATTGATATTTTACTAAAAAGTAGAGTGGATGCATCTCCTCAAGTTAATTGGAAAAATATTCAGTTACGTCGATACCGTGATAGTTTATATGTCTTAACTTTACTAGAAAACGAAAAAAATTTTATTTTTCAAGGTGTTACTCCATGGGAGTTGAGTCAGACACTGATATTACCAACATTAGATCAACTAACTACAAGGCAAGTTTTAGGGGTAGGATTGAACTATTCTTTACTCATAGAAGGACAAGTCGATGTGACTTTTCGGCAAGGAGGAGAACGGTTCTATGCAAGCAATCGTCAAGGTTCCCATCCGTTGAAAAAATTATTTCAAGAATGGGGAGTTCCTCCTTGGGAGCGTAATAGGGTGCCTTTAATTTACTATCGAAAGGAATTAATTGCTGTGGCTGGATATGGTATAAATCCTCATTTTGCAGCAAAGCAAAATGAGTTGGGTTTCGTTATTGAACTGATTCCAAAATCTTCTGACACAGCATGA
- a CDS encoding Do family serine endopeptidase, whose amino-acid sequence MLQPILPAVVNVSVQGDIPPNQLPPPVPGRPYPRHFESMGSGVIVDAKAGYILTNAHVIREAKTITVTLSDGRVFKATLKGSDPASDIALLTITPDHLTAIPLGNSDNLKVGDFVAAIGNPFGLNQTVTSGIVSALQRTGLGIEGYENFIQTDAPINPGNSGGALINLQGQLMGINTAILAPGSNPGNIGIGFAIPINMAHGVMKQLAEYGSVKRGLMGVLVQDLTPALATALHISPDTNGALVSQVPNYSPAEKAGIQTGDIIQSINGTPIHNGGQVKNIVGMLRVGDKITIKLLRKGKTINTVINLTDPKDSKKVAEHNNPFLYGLVLRDLNQTITGQGHLIGVEVVDTDENSMAWHAGIRPGNVITSANQIAVTNVAQLQDIAKQSKHELLVNVLSSGGFRFVVIK is encoded by the coding sequence ATGTTACAACCTATACTCCCAGCAGTCGTGAATGTTTCTGTTCAAGGAGATATTCCTCCTAATCAATTACCCCCTCCTGTACCAGGGCGTCCTTATCCACGGCATTTTGAAAGCATGGGTTCAGGCGTTATTGTAGACGCAAAAGCAGGCTATATTTTAACTAATGCACATGTTATTCGCGAGGCTAAAACCATCACCGTTACTTTAAGTGATGGTCGCGTTTTTAAAGCAACACTTAAAGGATCAGATCCTGCTTCTGATATCGCTTTACTTACCATCACCCCTGATCATCTAACGGCTATTCCTCTAGGAAATTCTGATAATTTAAAAGTAGGTGATTTTGTAGCCGCTATTGGTAATCCTTTCGGCCTCAATCAAACAGTCACTTCAGGTATAGTTAGCGCATTACAGCGCACAGGATTAGGAATAGAGGGTTATGAGAATTTTATCCAGACGGATGCTCCCATTAATCCAGGAAACTCGGGTGGTGCTTTAATTAATTTACAAGGCCAATTAATGGGTATTAATACGGCCATATTGGCGCCAGGCTCAAATCCAGGAAATATTGGGATTGGTTTTGCTATACCTATTAACATGGCGCATGGCGTTATGAAACAATTAGCTGAATATGGTTCGGTAAAACGAGGCTTAATGGGTGTTCTAGTACAAGATTTAACACCCGCATTAGCTACCGCATTGCATATTTCGCCTGACACCAACGGTGCATTAGTCTCTCAAGTTCCTAATTACTCACCCGCTGAAAAAGCAGGCATTCAAACCGGTGATATCATTCAATCAATTAACGGTACACCCATCCATAACGGTGGACAAGTAAAAAATATCGTCGGGATGCTTAGAGTTGGAGATAAAATTACTATCAAGCTATTGCGCAAAGGAAAAACTATCAATACAGTAATAAACTTGACTGATCCTAAAGATTCTAAAAAAGTCGCTGAACATAATAACCCCTTTCTCTATGGATTAGTGTTACGTGACTTAAATCAAACGATTACAGGTCAAGGTCATTTGATCGGTGTAGAAGTCGTTGATACCGATGAAAATAGTATGGCCTGGCATGCCGGTATCCGTCCTGGAAACGTCATAACCTCGGCTAATCAAATAGCTGTAACTAATGTTGCTCAACTACAAGATATCGCTAAGCAAAGTAAACACGAACTTTTAGTTAACGTATTATCCAGCGGTGGCTTTAGATTTGTAGTGATTAAATAA
- the coq7 gene encoding 2-polyprenyl-3-methyl-6-methoxy-1,4-benzoquinone monooxygenase: MRDYSFWDQLILQFDEALGSIPLLSAATRPNPAENLLIQDNVLSKKENQLSGSLMRINHVGEVCAQALYTGQALTARSKIIKQKLKKAAGEEVDHLNWCRQRIHELDTHVSYLNPFWYISALLMGLIAGLWGDRVSLGFLAETEHQVERHLYKHLQKLPLQDKKSRIIVEQMRKEELEHALTAEYAGAIPLPIVIQWSMQGLAKFMSIIAYRI; this comes from the coding sequence ATGCGCGATTATTCTTTTTGGGATCAATTAATTTTACAGTTTGATGAAGCTTTAGGATCCATACCACTGCTCTCTGCGGCTACTCGGCCTAATCCGGCTGAAAATTTATTGATACAAGATAATGTTTTAAGTAAAAAAGAAAATCAACTTTCAGGCAGCTTGATGCGGATAAATCATGTAGGTGAAGTTTGTGCCCAAGCGCTCTATACCGGGCAAGCATTGACTGCCCGTTCCAAGATCATTAAACAAAAATTAAAAAAAGCGGCCGGAGAGGAGGTCGATCACCTCAATTGGTGCCGGCAGCGTATCCATGAATTAGATACCCATGTTAGTTATTTGAATCCATTTTGGTATATCAGTGCTTTGTTAATGGGTTTGATTGCCGGCTTGTGGGGCGATAGGGTAAGCTTGGGGTTTTTAGCTGAAACAGAACATCAAGTAGAAAGGCATTTGTATAAGCATTTACAGAAACTGCCATTACAGGATAAAAAAAGTCGGATTATTGTCGAGCAAATGCGCAAAGAGGAACTAGAACATGCCCTGACAGCTGAGTATGCTGGAGCTATTCCCTTACCGATTGTAATTCAATGGAGTATGCAAGGGTTGGCTAAATTTATGTCTATAATCGCGTATCGAATTTGA